Below is a genomic region from Spartinivicinus marinus.
AAGAGCGATATTCCCAATTACTTAATGATAGTTTTGCTAAATTGCCGGAGAAAAAAATGGAGTATAGCTTATGGTCTTGGTTGATAGTATATGAAGCACTACAGCGAATTTTAGATTATAACTTGCCAGCGAATGACTTTGAGGGTGAGCTGAAAAATGTCATTGATATGCGATTGTAAGTGAAGTTTATAGTTAAGAAAAATAATGGTTAGGCTAATAGCTGTTACTATACTACTTATCAACTCGTGTTATGCTCAAACTGTCATATTGGCCTGTGGTGACTCTGCAAATCCTCCATTTATCATAGGGGGCGGAACAAAGTTGCTTGATGAAAGGCCTGGTGTTTCCATAGAGATGCTTAAGTTAGTAGAGGAGCAGCTAAATATTAAATTGACTTTGTTGCGTTTGCCTTGGCAGCGGGGATTAAAAGCTATTGCTGCCAATAAGGTTGATGGTCTTTTTCATAGTAGTTTTAAACCAGAGCGTTTAGCAATAGGGGTTTATCCAATCCAAAATGGCAAACCTGATATTGATAAAAGAATGTTGAATTGGTCATATGTCTTGTATAAGCTTAATAGTTCTCCTTTGAACTGGGATGGTAAACAGTTTACTGAGCTGAATGGTGCAATAGGTGCTACAAGAGGGTATGCAATAGTTGATCAACTAGTGAAACTGAGTGTAGATGTTGAGGAGGTCGAAAATACCCTACAAAATATGGAAAAACTGGTAGCAGGCCGTATCGCTGGTATTGCAGATTTGGAAACCATGGGTGATTTTATTTTAAAGAAGTACCCTGAAAAATATAGTCAAGTGATTAAAATAAAAACACCTCTTAGAACCAAAGCATACTTTTTGATGTTGTCTCATCAATTTGTTCAAAAAAATCCAAAGCTAGCAGAAGATATTTGGTCTACCATCCAACTTATACGTGAATCAGATAAATATAATGATATTTTGAGAAAATATATGTAACTGATTCACATATAAAATTATCTTATTAAAGGGTTCCCTTATTGCTTTCTGGTGAATACCCACTCCTTGGCAGATGACAAATCTGGTTGATATTGATACCCGGCAAGATCGAATTGCTTTAATTTTTCTGGGTTTTTGATTTTGTTTTTTACTAGATAATTAACCATCATCCCTCGAGCTTTTTTAGCTAAGAAGCTAATCACTTTATATTGGCCATTTTTCCAGTCTTTAAAAACGGGTGTAATGATATCAGTGTCAAGTAGCTTGGGTTTGATGGATTTAAAGTATTCATTAGAGGCTAAGTTAATCAAAGGGCCTTTCACATCTGCTAGCTGTGAGCTTAATTGTTGGGTAATTTGCTCTCCCCAAAACTGGTATAAGTCTTTGCCATTAGTATTTTCTAACTTAGTTCCCATTTCTAGTCGGTATGGCTGGATAAGGTCTAATGGCTTTAATAAGCCGTAAAGGCCTGATAATATTCTTAAATGCTGCTGAGCAAACTCAAATTGTTTTTCTGTAAAGCTTTCTGCTTCTAGCCCAGTATATACATCACCTTTAAAAGCTAATACTGCTTGTTTAGCATTATTTGGAGTAAATGGTAAATGCCAGTTATTAAAGCGGGCTGCATTTAAACCGGCAAGTTTATCGCTGAGCTTCATTAACTGGGCTAGCTGATCGGGACTATATTGGCGAAGTATTTTGATTAATACTTCAGAATGTTTTAATAGCTCAGGTTGAGTATATGTAGGGGTGGTAGGGGGTGTTTCAAAATCCAGTGTTTTGGCAGGGGAAATAACAGCTAACATAGTGGCTCTATCGTATTGTTCTAACAGTCAATCAAGTCTAACGAGCTCTTTGCTCTTGTACAAGAGGTGGCTATCTATAAAGGCGATAGGGGATGTATATCGCCTCTATGACCGTTTATATCTTTCGTTTTAGGTTTGATTGAGTGCTGTTATGCTCCACTAACAATGTTGTTATAGGTTTTGCTCAGCAAATTCAGCTAACAATGATCGTGGGACTCCTCTTAATTGAATATTTCCGCCATAAGCAAAGTTTTTAAAGCGCTCTGTTAGATAGGTGAGCCCTGAGCTGGTTGCGCTAAGGTAGGGGGTATCGATTTGGGCCAAATTACCCAGACAAATGACTTTGCTCCCACTGCCTGCTCGCGTAATGATTGTTTTCATCTGGTGAGGCGTTAGGTTTTGGCACTCATCAATAATAATTAAGCTATGTTGGAAACTTCTGCCTCGAATGTAGTTGAGTGATTTAAAGTGCAGTGGCACTTTTTTCAGAATGTAATCAATACTGCTATGTGTACACTCATCTTCACAATGAAGGGCTTCCAGGTTGTCGGTAATGGCGCCGAGCCAAGGCTCCATTTTTTCTTCTTCAGTGCCAGGTAAAAAGCCGATATCTTCATCCAACCCTTGTACACTACGAGTGGCAATAATACGACGATACCGCTTGCTAGCAACAGTCATTTCTATGGCTGCTGCCAAAGCTAAAATTGTTTTACCTGAACCTGCTGCCCCCGTAAGGTTGACTAGATGAATATCTGGGTCCAGCAGCAACTGAAGCGCCATTGCCTGGTATATATCCCTGGGTTGTAACCCCCAGGCTTCCTGCTGCATTAGGAAATCATGAGTAAGGTCGAGCATAGTTACTTCAGTATCGCTAATCGCTTTAATTTGCCCAATAAACCCTTGTTCATCCAAAATAAACTTATTGGGGTATACCTCAAAAGTTAAGTTGTCTTTGGGAATAATGTGTAATGTTTGTCCTTGCTCTTGTCGGGTAGACACATGATGTATTTGCTCCCAAAATGAACCAAAAATTTCCTGATAACCCTTACTGAGTAGCTCCACATCAGATACTAATTGGTCGTTGTGATAGTCCTGAGATTCTATACCACAACCCCTAGCTTTTAGACGCATATTGATGTCTTTACTGACCAGGATGATTTTTTCATCTTGGCAAATGTGCTGTAGAGAACAAATGTGGTTAATAATGATGTTGTCATTTGCTGGCGAAAGAAAGGAGATTGCTGGATCATTGAGAGGCATCATAATGGCCAGTGTGCCTAAGGGAGGAGATTCATCATAGCGTCGAATGGGCACGCCCTGCTCTACTTCTGCAGGAGGGGCTGAGCCAAGAATTTGATCAATGACGCGTATTGCCTGCCGACAGTCCGCAGCCATGGTGTGCTTTCCTGTTTTAAGTTTATCAAGCTCCTCTAATACTGTAATGGGAATAATAACTTTGTGCTCATCAAAATTCATTACGGCATTGGGGTCGTGGATGAGAACATTGGTATCTAGAACAAAAGTACGTTTCTGGCTCTTGATTAATTCAAGCTGGATGGCATCTACCATAGGTGGGTACCTTTCAGTGCAAAAGACCACTATCTAAAGAACATGTATTCGAAAAGAAACTTGCTCCTGTTTCCTATGTAACTACAACAAGATGGCAGTAGCGTGACTAAAATTAACCTCCTTGTTTTAGATATTAACCCAAATCAGCTAACCCTCAAGGCTTAATGTTGTTTGAAAAAACATCAAAAGATGTAGAAACATTTCTATTAAGCAGGTTTAGGCTGGACGTTAAATTTTTGTAACTGTTGGTAGCTAGGACATTCATACAAGTCATGACGTCTTTTTAGGTTTAAAAAATAACCGAATGTTCATAGTGCAAGGTGTAGCAAATTAAAGAAATAACAAAAAAAGCCGGCATATAGCCGGCAACAGTAGTAAAGTTATTTAAGGCATCTGATAACAGTCTATCTGACAGCATACCCTTAAATAACTGATAGCGAGAGTAGATAGTCAATGCTTGAGTATATGTGTTAACTGGCTAGCTATCGCTCAATATATGCTGCTCTTCTGTTGCCAGAAGTACTATTGGGTTTGCATAAATTGAATGGAGCTGAACACCATCAAGCAAAACTAACTGTATAAATATAC
It encodes:
- a CDS encoding substrate-binding periplasmic protein; translation: MVRLIAVTILLINSCYAQTVILACGDSANPPFIIGGGTKLLDERPGVSIEMLKLVEEQLNIKLTLLRLPWQRGLKAIAANKVDGLFHSSFKPERLAIGVYPIQNGKPDIDKRMLNWSYVLYKLNSSPLNWDGKQFTELNGAIGATRGYAIVDQLVKLSVDVEEVENTLQNMEKLVAGRIAGIADLETMGDFILKKYPEKYSQVIKIKTPLRTKAYFLMLSHQFVQKNPKLAEDIWSTIQLIRESDKYNDILRKYM
- the yaaA gene encoding peroxide stress protein YaaA, which translates into the protein MLAVISPAKTLDFETPPTTPTYTQPELLKHSEVLIKILRQYSPDQLAQLMKLSDKLAGLNAARFNNWHLPFTPNNAKQAVLAFKGDVYTGLEAESFTEKQFEFAQQHLRILSGLYGLLKPLDLIQPYRLEMGTKLENTNGKDLYQFWGEQITQQLSSQLADVKGPLINLASNEYFKSIKPKLLDTDIITPVFKDWKNGQYKVISFLAKKARGMMVNYLVKNKIKNPEKLKQFDLAGYQYQPDLSSAKEWVFTRKQ
- a CDS encoding PhoH family protein; this translates as MVDAIQLELIKSQKRTFVLDTNVLIHDPNAVMNFDEHKVIIPITVLEELDKLKTGKHTMAADCRQAIRVIDQILGSAPPAEVEQGVPIRRYDESPPLGTLAIMMPLNDPAISFLSPANDNIIINHICSLQHICQDEKIILVSKDINMRLKARGCGIESQDYHNDQLVSDVELLSKGYQEIFGSFWEQIHHVSTRQEQGQTLHIIPKDNLTFEVYPNKFILDEQGFIGQIKAISDTEVTMLDLTHDFLMQQEAWGLQPRDIYQAMALQLLLDPDIHLVNLTGAAGSGKTILALAAAIEMTVASKRYRRIIATRSVQGLDEDIGFLPGTEEEKMEPWLGAITDNLEALHCEDECTHSSIDYILKKVPLHFKSLNYIRGRSFQHSLIIIDECQNLTPHQMKTIITRAGSGSKVICLGNLAQIDTPYLSATSSGLTYLTERFKNFAYGGNIQLRGVPRSLLAEFAEQNL